CGTTATATGTGCAAGCATCTAAACATTTGGTACATTTCTCTTTAGTGCAATATTTGTCATCAATAACATATCTCAATGGAAAGGCAAACTCATGAGGGAGATAGATAGCCTTTGTCTTATTCATACCAAAATTGAAATCATTTGGTCTTTCTACAGGACATGCCTTAACACACTCCCCGCAGGCAGTACACCTTTCATTCACAAAGCGAGGATTAAGCTTCACTGTTACATCAAAGTTTCCTTCTGAACCAGAGAGCTTTTCTACTTCTGCTAAGGTGTAAATTTTAACCCTCGGATTGTTCTTGATTCTTCTATAATTTATCTCAAGTCCGCAATTAGGCGGGCATAATTTCGGGAAATACTTATTAAGCTGTGTTACCCTGCCACCAAGATAGGGATTCTTCTCAATAAGCGTGACCTCATACCCAACCTCGGCTGCTTCCACCGCGGTGGTTATTCCACTTATTCCTCCACCTACAACCATTATGTTTTTTGTCTTTTCCAATGCCATGTTATTTCCTCCATAAATATTATTATTCCCCATAAACTTTAAACTTTAAAGTTTATCAATATACGATATATATGTATCAACCTAAACTTTTAAATAAACTAATAAATTTAATAAATCCAACCTCCTTGACCACAGGGTATTCCCCGACACTTCTCGGAAGTGCGGGGTATTCTCAGGGTGCTGGACGAAAACCACATTCTTCTGATTTGATTGATTCAAATGCCAGGAATACCCTCTTTTCCTTCTCTCTTTTATCATCGGGGAGTTCTTTAAATTCAATCCTCTTGATAGCCTCAAGGGCCTCATGCCTTGAAGGTATCTCCACTAAACCGTAACCGATTGCTTTACCAGTTACCGGGTCCAGAATCTCCGCATCCTCTCCATCAGTTATAACAGCAACGGGGATTACATAAATATCAAAGATTCTTGCACAGGATAAGACCTCCCTTTCCCATGAAGACAATGAACCACGAGAACATTTTATAATCATGAATCTCTTTCCTTCAACACTTATAACAAGGTCAACCTTTGCCCTGTTTATTTTTTCGTCTATAACGATGTCAAATCCCCTGTCAACCTCTATATCATCTTTTGAATAACCCTTCTCTTCAATTAGAAACCGCTCTATCCCCTGCCTTACCCTTTCATCAGTTGTGTCAACAACCTTCTGCCCTGTTATAAAGTCGATAAGTTTTTTTTCAACACCATTCATACTTATACTGCCTTCTTTTTATACCCTTCCTTCACCTTTAATGTCTCTTCAAGCATCAGGATATATTTCAGGTATTTGAATCCGAATTTCATCAGCGCTATCTCGTCAGTCTTCATCTTCTCGACCTCTTCTTTATCAATATCAAAGAGATCAAAAAAATTGCTCTCAAAGATAAATTTCTTGAACCTATCTATATCATAACTTGCCATGTAAAGCATGCCCTGCTTCTTCGAGTCGAGCTGGGGCTGCCCGGAGACATTTCTCCTTAACTGAATATCTTTCCACTCCTTGTTCATCTCATCATAAAGGTCAACCCCCTGGTCAATCCTCCATGTCTCTATCGTCCACTCCTTTTCCTCCTGATAACCGAGGCAATTGGGGTCTTTTATAAAAAAGTAGAACTCTTCATTTACCGCCCCTTTCTCTGAGCCCATTATCATGAGACCCTGGCCAATGGGATAATATCTACAGTTGGAAGGACGGTCTTCATAGATACTACAGCCTTCATCTGTAACAAAGGGACATTCCCCTCCATCATCTATCATCTTAAGCGCTGCGTAAGGATGTGAGGACTTTTCATCAATATGGGTGTATGTGTATCTATCAAGTAACTCTCCTGAAGTAATTCCCAATCTATTTTTCATCCTTACGATGTCATAAGGTGTAAGAAGCACATCTGCACGACTACAGCATTTACTAAAACAGACGATACCCTTATAACACCCGAATTTGAATTTGGAATTCAGTGTGCGCTTAATAGGTTCAACAAGCCTTCTACTCAGAAACATGGGGTAACCCTTTCCCTCCCGACTGCAGGAGCTTATCCATTGCCTTATCTTTTAGTTTAAAGGTATCCTCGTTAAATAGATTGAATCTCACCCATCTATAGCCAAAACTTAAAAGTTCTTCTTCGTCTTTCTTTATCTTTTCTATAACCTCATTGTCCACATCATAGATATCAAAAAAATTAGTTTCAAAAAGAAATCTCTTAAACTCATTCAGGTCGTAACAAGCCTTATAGAGCAACTTCGCCCTTCCAGAATCAAGCTTATTCCCCTTCTGAAAATAATCATGGAAGGTGATCTCCTTATATAATTCATTCATTTTATCATAGATATCGATCCCCTGATCTTTCTTCCACTCCGGTGTTGTCCATTGTCTTCCATCTTTTCCTCCAGAGGCGGATCTGCCTTCGGCAGAAAATCCAAGGCATGAAAGATCCTTCTTTATCAGAAATTCTTCCTCCTTCGAGGAAGCCGGGAATATGGGATACATCCTGCATGACCATGGCCTGTGCTTATATATGCTGCATCCATCCGGGGAGACAAAAGGGCAGCTTTTATTTTCATCCTCCATCATCTTAAGCACTACCAGAGGTATTCCCTCATCTCCTAAAAGCGCTACGGTATATCTTTTTAAGAACTCTCCAGAAGGCATCCATGTAGTTTTTCTCATTCTCAGGACATCATAAGGTGTGAGAAAGATGTTTACATCATTACAGCATGTATTAAAACAGGAAAGCCCTTTATGACATGAGAATTTGAATCTGTCATTTAGAGAGATTTGTTGTTCTTCGGTATATTCTTCATTCATAGCGAATTCCTTTCCAATGGTCTTCATTCCCGCTTGTCTTGTCATTCCAGCTTGTCTGGAATCGTTCCTTGTTTTAAGAAGGATCCCGAACGAGTCGGAATGACACTTGTTAGGTCTATCTAATAAATCTATGGGGGTGACCTGAAAGGTCACCCCCTCATACATCATCTCATGACCTACTATCTTATTAAACGATAGGAATCATCGGCCTTTCAATCGTCTTCCATTCCTTTTTATCCGCATCATACTTGATATTTATGAAGTGTTTGTTGCCTTCATCCAGATCCGGGTAATCTAACTTGTGGTAATATCCAGGCCATCTTGACTCTTTTCTCGCGAGTCTTGTCCTTACACATGCCATGCCGACCCACATCCTGTGAACAGCCTCCCAGGCCCTCATCAGCTCATGATTGTTCTTCTCAAGATTAACACCGAGCTTCTCTACATCCTCTTCTAGTAAACCCAATTTCCAGAGAGCTGTCTCAAGCATCTTGTCGGTTGTCTCATAATTTGTCTCCCAACTGCCTGCATATTCACCCATTATCTTCTGCAGCCTGAATAGGAAATTATGCGCTGAGATATAGTTAGGATTTACATCCGGGCTTGTTGTATATGTCTTCTTTTCCTCATAGAGGGCAACAGGTTTAAAAACTATCTCAGTGAGTTTCTTTATCGTATCATCAGATACAGTCGGCGTGTAGCCCTTGTGATCATAGGCATACTTCACTGCTGCCTTTGCTGCAATCCTTCCCGATACATGTGAGCCACTTGAGAACTTATGCGCGCTTGCACCTATGCCGCAACCTGCTGTAAATAGACCATTGACAGTGGTCATAAAGTTATACTGCTCAGGGAATGCATCAGCATATTCTTTTGGCATAAGGTCAGGAGCACCACAGGCCCATGCACCGCAGGATGCAGCATGTGAACCTATAAAGCAAGGATCTCCTAACTGAAGCTCCGAAGGTTTTTCCAATGGGTCAATATTCAGTGAAGCCCAGAGCGTTGCACCCGCAATAGTCATATCAAGGAAGTCCTCCCATGATTCGCTCTCATACTTCTTAAGCGCTTTTTTCTGCTCCTTTGGGTCTGTTACCTCCTTCTTTATCCTCTCTGTCACCTTCTCTGTATGCATTAACAGTGGTGACTTACCAGCCTTTGTTGCGAGTATCATCTCGTAGTTTCTCACAGGTGTTGGACAGGGCTTTATCTTTGAATACGGCGCCCACTTATCTGTCTCGGATGTATATGCAAATACATAGGGATCCCCATAAACATCCGTTGCAGGTGTCTTAAAGAGAAGGAAGAATGTCCCGACAGGTCCGTATGCGTCCTTAAACCTCGGAGGGACGAATGGCACATCCATCTGTGTAAGCTCGCCACCTGCCTGGAGAATGGTGGCATAAGTCGAGCCTCCAAGGAATGGAGGCATCCATGACCTTCCAAAGCCCTCACCCTGAGACCTTGGCCTGAATACATGGACAGCGCCGCCCAGACCATCGTAAACCGCATTTGCCTTAAACACATAGAATTTATCTTCCCTTACGCTGAAGCCTACTGCACCACATACCCTATTTGACTCCTTCTCATCCTTCAGAAGGTGCGTGATATAAACCCTCTCAATGAGCTGGCCCTTATCACCGAGGGTAGCAATGGCATTCTTTGCCGCCTCTGCCACGATAATCTTGTAGCTCTCGCCTGATATCGCCACCTGCCATGCGCCTGATTTGGCATAATTCCCATTCTCGTCCTTCCATATAGGAAGCCCCCATTTATCGAAAGTCTTGACAGAGGAATCCACATGCCTTGCGATATCATAGATGATGTCCTGTCTTGTAAGACCCATCTGGTCATTTGTCACATACTTTACAAAATCCTCAGGCTGATGGGAATCATGTGTTACCTTTCCATCTAACCCCATATAGGTATTAATAGCAGAAAGCCCCATTGCAACAGGACCACTCCTGTCAACAGCAGCCTTGTCTACCCAGGTTACCTTTAAACCCAGTGGCTTTGTCCAGTATGAAGCCTCAACTACAGCGCCGCAGCCACCCATACCTCCACCGAGTATCAATACATCGGTTTCAATAACCTCTGTTGTAAATTCTTTCATTTCTTCTCTCCTTTCTTATTTCCTTTCTTATTTTTTTGTCGGGAGTTCTTTTACTCCCAGCATATCCGGCTCTGAAAACAGCAATTGATTGTTTAAATCTTCTACCTTTGCCTCAGGAAATCCCTCAAGCGCCTTTATAGAACCCTCTGGAGTAGTCCTCGTTGCATACTTAAACCTCTTGATCCTTCCATCCCTGTAAGTGATGGTCCACATGATGTCCTCTGTCCCTCTCAAGGGAGTTGATGCAGCGCCGAGGGGCATAAAGTCCTGGTATCCCCTCACATCCATAGCCTGCTGTGGACATATCTTTACACAACAGTAGCACTCCCAGCAATAAGTAGGCTCCTGATTGTAAGCCTTCATCCTCTCCTTGTCCAGCATCATCAGGTCATTGGGGCATATGTACATGCAAGCAGTTTTATCCTGCCCCTTGCAGCCGTCACATTTTTCTGTCATTACAAAACTTGGCATTTTAATACCTCCTTACTTTAGTTGAGTTAATAATTGACCTTAACGCTTAAAGCCTGAATTTAACGATTCTAAACTTTCACCCCCTCTCCTTAAATTATAAGGGATTGGTTGTTAGGGTCTGAGGATTGGTATTTACCAACCCCTGATCTTTACTTCATTCCCTCTGCATATTTATGCATCTTGATCTCGACCTTTTCCGTCAACCCCTCGTAGTAAGCGCGAAGTATCTCCAGCACCTCGGTCCGGCTGAACTTATCCGAGACAGCCTCACCCTCGGAGAGCATCTTACGCAGCTTGGTCCCGCTCAGGATAAGCCTGTCCTCCTTGCTATGGGGGCATGTCTTCATCGATGCCATCTGGTCACACTTGTTACACCAGAAGGTCCAGTCAATCTTGAGGGGCTGTGTCTCAAGGGCATCCTTGGGGATCTCGTCAAAGATACGGTGGGCATCAAAAGGACCATAGTAGTCACCAACACCTGCATGGTCACGACCGACAATAAGATGACTGCATCCAAAATTCTGTCTGAATAGGGCATGCAGAAGCGCCTCTCTCGGACCTGCGTATCTCATGTCAAGGGGATAACCACCAACCATGATGGTGTCCTTCACGAAATAGTTTTCAATAAGGGTTTCGATGGCCTTGCCCCTTACATCTGCCGGTATGTCCCCGGGCTTGAGTTTTCCAAGAAGCATGTGGATAAAGACACCGTCACATATCTCGATTGCGATCTTGGCGAGGTATTCATGGGAGCGGTGCATGGGGTTACGGGTCTGAAATGCTGCAACTGTGGTCCAGCCCTTCTCCTCAAAGACCCTCCTTGTCTCATCGGGCCTCATATAGACCCCCTTGAACTCTTTGGGGAAGATACCCTCACTCAGGACCTTTACCGGACCGGCAAGATTTACATCTGCCTGGGCCATAACCTTTGCAACACCCGGATGTTCGGTATCTGTGGTCTTGAATACCTGTCGACACTCATGCTCCTTGTCGATTGTATATTTTTCGGTAATCTTCATCGTTCCCATGATCTCACCACTGTCTTCATCTACAAGGGTTACCTCTTCGCCTTCCTTGATGCTGTTTGCCTGCCCCTTTGTGGTGGAGAGCGTTATAGGAATGGGCCAGAATGTCCCATCAGCCATCTTGTACTCATCACAAACACCCTTCCAGTCATCATGTCCCATAAAACCTTCAAGGGGAGTAAACCCGCCGATACCCATCATTATAAGGTCTCCGGTCTCCCTCGAGGTCATCCTTATGTGTGTCAGGTCCTTTGCCTTTCCCATCTCCTCCTTCAGTTCATCGCCTTCAAGAAGGAGCGGGTTCAGTTTTTTCTCTTTTCCATGAGGATTAACTAACGCCATCTCAAGCCTCCTTAATTTATTAATGTTGAATGCTTAATTAATAATTATCGAGCGTTTCACTCTTAACATTCAGCGCTACTTTATGCTGTCGAGAATAGCACAGACATTTGCAAAAATCTCCTCTATATTACCCACTCCATTGACGCTCTTAAGAATACCCTTGTTTTTATAGTACTCTATCAGAGGTGCTGTCTGGTTCTCATAAACCTCGAGTCTTTTCCTGATCGTCTCCTCCTTGTCGTCATCCCTGTGATAGAGTTCCCCACCGCATTTATCGCAGATCCCCTCTTTTGCCGGAGGACTGAAATAGATGTTGTACATCTGACCGCACTGCCTGCAGGTACGCCTGCCGGTGAGCCTCTTCATAAGGACATCAGGATCCACATCCACACTAAGCGCTATCTGAAGAGGAACGCCCATCTCACCCAAAACACGGTCAAGTGTCTCAGCCTGAGCTGTATTTCTGGGAAAACCATCAAGTATAAACCCCTTCTTGCAGTCATCCTGCTGCAGCCTCTCCTTAACAAGCCCGATTACAACTGAATCGGGAACAAGTTCTCCCTTATTCATATAGGACTTTGCCTCTGTGCCAAGGGGGGTACCGTCTGCTACGGCCTTTCTGAGGATGTCTCCGGTAGATATCTGTGGAATGCCATACTTGTCGATAAGTTTCTTAGCCTGGGTCCCCTTGCCTGCTCCTGGTGCACCAAGAAGAACGATTCTCATTTATTTACCTCCATGTTAGGATTTATTTAACGCGCAATTCCACCAAGAAGACGGAAGACGCAATATACTACATAAAGTCAAATTTTATTTCAAGACAAAAATTAAAATCGTTTTATAAGATTTTCTTATATTTTTCCGCCCTTTCTTTAACAAAGGGGGGAAAACGGGAAAAAAACACTGAAAAGACGGTCGATTAATAAGGTAACCTGCTGTTGTTAAAATAAATTCCTTAACAATACGATGAAGGCAACCCCCTTTGCAACCTCGATCCATCCGGTAACCTTCAGAGGCACCCTGTAAAGGGTAAGGCTATGGAGGAGGTTTTCAGAAAGGGGAAGGATAATCAGAACCGGAAGGCCACAGACATAATAAACAATGAGAGAAAAAAAGACGTATGCTACCATCATAAACCGCTCCCTCACGCCCTTTCTCAGCTGAACCCTGACCTTAAAGACCCCGGCGGCAAAGAAAACCGCCACCGCAACATACAATCTGATATCCAGTTCCCCGGCAGTCAGAAACCTTGCGATAAGAGAGGAAAGGGAGAGGGTGGCAAAACCAATGACCTCCGTATAGAGCTTATGCCCTCTTCCGGAGATAAAGAAAAGGGCATAGAGCAATGGAACGAGAGCAAAGGGGGCAAGTGTCACAAAAGAGCCGAGGGTAAGATAAATGATAATTAAGGAAGCAACAACCACCTGCACAATAAATATAAAAAGATGGGGGCCATGGCCCTTCTTTTTCAACCATAAAGCAAGACATTGCTTGGAGTTCACATATAAAGAAAGGGCAACAAGACCTAAAACGGCACTTAAGGCGGCCTCCCCGGACATTTTCAGACCGGCGATATAGGACAACAGCAGTACAGTCCATGAACCATACTCCTTCAAGATATATGGCCTTAGTGACCTCAACAACACAAAATCTCCTCCGGTCTGTTAAATAAAACGCTCAGGCACCTCCGCCCTGACAATAACCCCCGGACAGCATGTTTTCATTTAATCCCGCATCCGGCGGTAAGTTAACTCCATGGCTTTGAAGCAACCGGATTCAGGTTTAAATTGCTTGATTCAGGGTATATTATACATGCTCGATCTGATGAAAAAAATGAGATATATCATACTACTTATAGTCCTCACGTTGATAACTATCCTCTCCCTGTTCCTTACAGGAACGGTCAACGGAGGTGAATCACATTCCTATCTCTTACTAATAACAGGCCTGGGGATCGGGATCATTATAATCCTCGGGGGATGTGAACTCTTTGCGAACGGTGTGGAATGTTTCGGAGACAGGTTTAATATGTCCCATGCAACCGTAGGCAGTCTGCTCGCAGCCATTGGGACCGCCATGCCCGAAACCCTGATTCCCATACTTGCGCTCCTCTTTGCCGGTAAAGGACACAGGGAGGGGATAGCCGTAGGCGCTATTCTCGGTGCCCCTTTTATGCTCGGCACCCTTGCTATGTTCCTTCTCGGGATAACGGTCTTTATCCGTAAACTCATCAAGAAACGACCCAGAGCAGAAATGGACGTTAACTTATCAGCATTCACCTTCGAGATGAAGTACTTCCTCGTTATCATGTCTTTTTTGCTTCTGATTTCCGTCATTAAAAATCCTCTGATCAATCATATAACGGGAGGACTTCTGATAGTTGTCTACGGCATATTCTTTTTTTACTCACTGAAACATGAAGCTGAAGAGGGAGAGGAATATACGGATAACTTTCACTTCGGCCTCTTTTTAGGCTGTCCGAGGAGGGTCCGATGGATCTCATTGCAGATACTTGTCGGCCTCTTTTTTATCATTACAGGGGCAAATCTTTTCATCGGGTACCTGACGGCATTCTCTCTTAAGACAGGGATACCCTCTCTGATTCTCTCCCTTCTCATAACTCCCATAGCTACGGAGCTGCCTGAGAAATTCAACTCGATAACCTGGACCTTAAAGGGCAAGGACACAATAGCATTGGGGAATCTCTCCGGTGCAATGGTCTTTCAGGCTACAATACCTGCATCAATCGGCCTTCTCTTTACTGACTGGATATTGGGAACACGTGAGCTGTTCACTATCGGCTCCGCTCTTTTCATGGGGGGGATTATTTTATGCTATGTATCATATAAGAAGAGACTGCCTGCAACAGTTCTCCTTATAGGTGGGGTGTTTTACTTCATTTATGTACTAACCGTATTTATATAAAAACGCTCCCTGAAACGCAAGCCTACGTATCATCCTCATCATCATCGGGCACAATAAAGGGATTCTTCTTTTTCCGGTTTCTGAAGATAAACTTGGGATAATAATAGAAAGAAAGGAATCCGTCAAGTTTTATTATCTCGTTGACATCGGGGTTACCTCTCAGAACACCTATTATCCTCCGGATATACAGGAAGAATATAAATGAAAAGACCTCCATTGCAAGTGCAAAAAGAAATATCACCCTCTCGCTGTCACGGTCAGGATAGAACCTTATCAGTAACAGAAAAAAGATAACCACGGAAAAGAGACTAACATAGCTAAGGAACCCGGCCTTTATTATGAGTTCCTTTACGGCCTTCTCTTTTGCCTTTTTATTCAAACTCATATTTTAAAATACCGCCTATTGTTAGAGTCCGTGCATAAATAACAGTCATTTGTCATTCCCGCAAGCGAAGCGAGTCGGGAATCCTTCTTAAAGACAGATTCCGGACAAGCCGGAATGACAAAATAACGACAACTGTTCGACTTTATACACAGACTCTAATTACAGAGGGTTTTTGTGGCGTAAGCCCGTCAATCAGGGTATCTCATTCAGAACTCTCTGACCGGCTTGATTCAGTATTGATTCAGAATACATATATCCAGAGGAAAATAGACACCCTGACGGAATAATAAAGCCGTCAGGGTGTCCTGGCCCGGCTACATCTCCTTACCTGCCTCCTCAACATTCTCATAGCATCTCTTCTTCTCTTCCTCGGTCAGGCTGGAAGGATCTCTCAGATCTGACAGCCTGCATATGAACTCCTTCCCTGATTTGTCCTTTACAACTATAAACTGGGTTGCTGTTGATTCTGTTACCTCGGGTTTCTTCTCCATATCACCCTCCTTACATATAGCATAAATTTGAATAACAAACCCTGATATTTTACCTTACACAAACAAAAATGTTTCAGGCAAGGCCCGTACGGGCCTTGCCTTTATAATACAATATTCGATCTATTGGACAAACCCTGCTATATTCGGCAACTGCATCCCGTGGTGGAAGAGGTACGCAATAATCATGGCAATCGGGATTATGAAGAAGAAAAGGGAAATAAAATAGACCCAGACCATCTTGCCGAATTTTGCTTCTGCGAGCTTCCTGAAGTCCGTAATGATACCGAGACTCATGAATGTCAGCATGAAGAAGAGCTTCCTCATAGGTCCTTCAACCGGTACTGCACCAGCCTTTACCGTCTTAAGGTAAGGCATGGCTTCAGGTGCGCCACCCTGCCCCGGGCCGAAGTACAGGGCAAGCAGGAAGAACCAGCAGAAGAAGTACCCAAGGACGAATTTAGGGAATCTGTGCCAGACCTCCGAGGCAGGCACTTTCTCCCCCGGCCGTCGTTCTATCTTGTAAACCCAGACCAACGCCAGCACAAAGGCCCAGATCCCGATGAACATGTCAATCCAAACCTTGGTCATAACAGCACTTGCAGTGATAATACCGGCTGGCCATTTGATTGCGCCGTTTGATTCGACCTCGATCTTATTACGCATAAATTCATCCAGCAACTCTCCGGCGGCAGCGTCGGCACCATCCGTCTTGACCGACATACCCATGGCAGCTCCGGCGACAATCGGATCAGCCGTTCCGGGCCATACATGGGTGAAGAACGCGGGAAGGATAACAAGCTCTATAACCGCCCATACCACAACAAGAGCGGATACCATGATGGAGACAACCGGTTTAGCACGCACTGCACCACCTGTGGCCACAGCAGCAGAGACACCGCAGATGGAGATTCCGGAGCCAAGAACAGCGGCCGTCTTACGTGGAAGTTTGAACAACTTTCTTGATATCAGGTATACAATCGGCCAAAATATCATATAGGCCACTATGGTTGCCGCAGCGCCTGCAACAAAGAGGTCAAACGTCAGCCCTGCAGCCTCTTTACCCAGCTTGTGAGAAAAACCGGCAAGTTTGATAGGCAGGTAACCAAGCTTGACACCCAGTGTAACGATCGCCGTCTTGATATACCATTCCGGTTTTGCCGCCTCGCTCAGGTAATTCGCAAAGGGTTTGAAGAAGTTGCCGATTATCAGGCCGACAATCAACGCAAGGATAAATGAGCCACCTCCACCGAGGGAGAGGGCAAATTTCAGCCCGTACTTATTCATGTTGATCTTGTTGGCTGCGATGAAGGCATGATGACCAACAAACCACGTGGCGATCGTCATAAAATAAATGATTGTCCAGCCGACAAAAAACCTCTTCAGATTCCACTTCATGAATGCCGCGCCAATGCAGGTAGCAATGGTAAATGCAACATATGTCCAAATTATACTCCACCATCCAAGACCCGAATAAAAACCCTTGGCTGTAATACTGGTTTTCTTACCGATTGCGTAAAAGGCATGGCCAATAGCACCTTTGCCTCCTTCAGGAACGTTAGCAACCCATTTTGTAGGATAAGTAAGAAAACCAACAACATCAATCCCCGCTAAATTTAGAAGCCCCAGGAAGAAGAAGCCGACACCGAGCCAGACGGCCCACCAGTCCTCCTGAGTCAGCATTCCTGTGTACCATTTCCTGTTTGTTAGGTCAGCCATTAACACCTCCCTTGTTAAGGTTAAACGTTAAATTTTAAAGAGTTATGTCGGTTCCGGCATCCTCATCACCCCTCCACCACCAGTACTCTGTTAAAATAATGCTGGGCGTACTGGCGGATCCACTGGGGGATGGTAGAGTTATCAAAAAGCATCCGCACCTCGGTCTTCTGACCATTTTTAACGAGACCTTCCCTCCTCACGAATTCCCTGACCTCGGCATCTATACCATCCAGCGTTGGAGATGCAAGCCTCAGGTCCCCCTTCTCCACTACCCAGTTCCTGCCGTCATGTCTTATCACCATATCTATCATAACGGTTCAATGTAAGACTGAGGTTGGAACAAGAAACAGACCGATTATCAGGGCAACGACAGCAATAACCAAGGACCACGCAACAAGTTTGGTCTCGATAGGATCCCAGGGCTCAGCACCTGCAAGGACATCATCTACTTCAAGTGCAGCTCCTGTTAATGACCCTGTTCCTGAAACCTCTTTTTTTTCCTCATTTGCATCAGCCATTCTTACCTCCTTTCAGGATTGTTTTAAAAAAAACAAACTTCAAACATCACCCCCTTTCTTTAATTTTAGTCCGGGATAAATAAGAGCAATAGACATGCCAGGAAAGGGGTATTGAAAGGATTATTAAATTTAATCACGAAGTGGCTAATCTAAAAGGAAATTTTAGATCAACAGGATTTTGCTATACGATCGGTTGGCCAGTAATGTGCAAAAACAGTATTGCAGTCTGTTTAAAGCCTCTTGCACTCACCGGAAGTCTTTCGAATCTATCCCGTACTTTCTCATCAGGTGCTGAATTGACTGCCGTTCAAGTTCA
This bacterium BMS3Abin08 DNA region includes the following protein-coding sequences:
- a CDS encoding flagellin N-methylase is translated as MFLSRRLVEPIKRTLNSKFKFGCYKGIVCFSKCCSRADVLLTPYDIVRMKNRLGITSGELLDRYTYTHIDEKSSHPYAALKMIDDGGECPFVTDEGCSIYEDRPSNCRYYPIGQGLMIMGSEKGAVNEEFYFFIKDPNCLGYQEEKEWTIETWRIDQGVDLYDEMNKEWKDIQLRRNVSGQPQLDSKKQGMLYMASYDIDRFKKFIFESNFFDLFDIDKEEVEKMKTDEIALMKFGFKYLKYILMLEETLKVKEGYKKKAV
- a CDS encoding adenosine-5'-phosphosulfate reductase beta subunit, with the protein product MPSFVMTEKCDGCKGQDKTACMYICPNDLMMLDKERMKAYNQEPTYCWECYCCVKICPQQAMDVRGYQDFMPLGAASTPLRGTEDIMWTITYRDGRIKRFKYATRTTPEGSIKALEGFPEAKVEDLNNQLLFSEPDMLGVKELPTKK
- the sat gene encoding sulfate adenylyltransferase; translation: MALVNPHGKEKKLNPLLLEGDELKEEMGKAKDLTHIRMTSRETGDLIMMGIGGFTPLEGFMGHDDWKGVCDEYKMADGTFWPIPITLSTTKGQANSIKEGEEVTLVDEDSGEIMGTMKITEKYTIDKEHECRQVFKTTDTEHPGVAKVMAQADVNLAGPVKVLSEGIFPKEFKGVYMRPDETRRVFEEKGWTTVAAFQTRNPMHRSHEYLAKIAIEICDGVFIHMLLGKLKPGDIPADVRGKAIETLIENYFVKDTIMVGGYPLDMRYAGPREALLHALFRQNFGCSHLIVGRDHAGVGDYYGPFDAHRIFDEIPKDALETQPLKIDWTFWCNKCDQMASMKTCPHSKEDRLILSGTKLRKMLSEGEAVSDKFSRTEVLEILRAYYEGLTEKVEIKMHKYAEGMK
- the adk gene encoding adenylate kinase: MRIVLLGAPGAGKGTQAKKLIDKYGIPQISTGDILRKAVADGTPLGTEAKSYMNKGELVPDSVVIGLVKERLQQDDCKKGFILDGFPRNTAQAETLDRVLGEMGVPLQIALSVDVDPDVLMKRLTGRRTCRQCGQMYNIYFSPPAKEGICDKCGGELYHRDDDKEETIRKRLEVYENQTAPLIEYYKNKGILKSVNGVGNIEEIFANVCAILDSIK
- a CDS encoding flagellin N-methylase, which encodes MMYEGVTFQVTPIDLLDRPNKCHSDSFGILLKTRNDSRQAGMTRQAGMKTIGKEFAMNEEYTEEQQISLNDRFKFSCHKGLSCFNTCCNDVNIFLTPYDVLRMRKTTWMPSGEFLKRYTVALLGDEGIPLVVLKMMEDENKSCPFVSPDGCSIYKHRPWSCRMYPIFPASSKEEEFLIKKDLSCLGFSAEGRSASGGKDGRQWTTPEWKKDQGIDIYDKMNELYKEITFHDYFQKGNKLDSGRAKLLYKACYDLNEFKRFLFETNFFDIYDVDNEVIEKIKKDEEELLSFGYRWVRFNLFNEDTFKLKDKAMDKLLQSGGKGLPHVSE
- a CDS encoding adenylylsulfate reductase subunit alpha; protein product: MKEFTTEVIETDVLILGGGMGGCGAVVEASYWTKPLGLKVTWVDKAAVDRSGPVAMGLSAINTYMGLDGKVTHDSHQPEDFVKYVTNDQMGLTRQDIIYDIARHVDSSVKTFDKWGLPIWKDENGNYAKSGAWQVAISGESYKIIVAEAAKNAIATLGDKGQLIERVYITHLLKDEKESNRVCGAVGFSVREDKFYVFKANAVYDGLGGAVHVFRPRSQGEGFGRSWMPPFLGGSTYATILQAGGELTQMDVPFVPPRFKDAYGPVGTFFLLFKTPATDVYGDPYVFAYTSETDKWAPYSKIKPCPTPVRNYEMILATKAGKSPLLMHTEKVTERIKKEVTDPKEQKKALKKYESESWEDFLDMTIAGATLWASLNIDPLEKPSELQLGDPCFIGSHAASCGAWACGAPDLMPKEYADAFPEQYNFMTTVNGLFTAGCGIGASAHKFSSGSHVSGRIAAKAAVKYAYDHKGYTPTVSDDTIKKLTEIVFKPVALYEEKKTYTTSPDVNPNYISAHNFLFRLQKIMGEYAGSWETNYETTDKMLETALWKLGLLEEDVEKLGVNLEKNNHELMRAWEAVHRMWVGMACVRTRLARKESRWPGYYHKLDYPDLDEGNKHFINIKYDADKKEWKTIERPMIPIV
- a CDS encoding putative calcium/sodium:proton antiporter gives rise to the protein MLDLMKKMRYIILLIVLTLITILSLFLTGTVNGGESHSYLLLITGLGIGIIIILGGCELFANGVECFGDRFNMSHATVGSLLAAIGTAMPETLIPILALLFAGKGHREGIAVGAILGAPFMLGTLAMFLLGITVFIRKLIKKRPRAEMDVNLSAFTFEMKYFLVIMSFLLLISVIKNPLINHITGGLLIVVYGIFFFYSLKHEAEEGEEYTDNFHFGLFLGCPRRVRWISLQILVGLFFIITGANLFIGYLTAFSLKTGIPSLILSLLITPIATELPEKFNSITWTLKGKDTIALGNLSGAMVFQATIPASIGLLFTDWILGTRELFTIGSALFMGGIILCYVSYKKRLPATVLLIGGVFYFIYVLTVFI